Below is a window of Dehalococcoidia bacterium DNA.
GCAGGAGCCCAGGGCGTCGACTCGAAGGCGGGCAGCGGCAGGCGCCGGTAGGCGTCCGCAAGCTCGGGCGGCAGGTCGCTCAGCCTCACCATCGCAGCCCCGCTACTATAACGGCATTTCGGGCCAGGCCACCGCCTCGTTCAGGGGGATGCCAGTTGTCTAGTCCACCACGAAAGGAGGCAGGTGTCCGGCATCCGACGAACGAGTACAGAAAAATTGCTCCCTCTCAATCCCCTGTGCTATCCTGCGATGCGTGCCTATGACCTAGTGGTTCGGCGGAACGGTCCGCAGGCAGAAGTCGACAGGCACTAATCCAGGCCATCTGGTGGCTGCGGCGAGGCTCCAAGGGGAAAAGCGAGCCCGCCGGTTCCTTCGCAGGAAGGATGCCCCTCCTCCTCTCCCAGGACGGACGGGGAACGCTACTGGGGGCCTTTTATCGCGCCCATTTTCGGGCGTGTCCCTGAGGAGGGGGCAACCTTATCGGCAGGAGCCCGGCCGCAGACCAAGGCCAGGCCGGGCACAAGGTCGCCTGGGGCGGCAACAAGGAAAGGGGTGAGCTATGCACTTGACTGTTGACGGCTTCGGTGGGGACCGGGAGCTGTTGAGCAACGAGTCGTTGGTGCGCTCGCTCCTCGACCGGCTCCCCGGCGAGATCAACATGACCAAGATCACCGAGCCTCACGTCTTTCGCTATGTGGGCGACAAGGCGGAGGACTGGGGCATCTCGGGTTTCGTCCTGATCGCCGAAAGTCACATCGCCGTCCACACGTTCCCGGAGCGGGGCCTGATCTGGGCCGACGTCTTTTCGTGCAAGGCCTTCGACGGCGACGGCGCCGTGATCAGCCTCGCCCAGGCATTCAAGCTGGACTCGGTCAGGGTCGAGACGCACGAGCGCGGCCTGGAGTATCCGCACAGCATCGCCGAGGCGAAGCCCGTGGCGATGTATGAGCGGCGGCTTGTGACCGGCGCGCTGGTCGGCGCCGACTCCCACTAGGACCAGACGCGGCCGGTCGCGCCCCGCGCATCCCCGGCCGCTCCGTCCCCGCAGCCGCACGTCCAGGAGTCTGACATGTCAGAGTTCTTGCACACTCACGTCCGTCCCTTCGAGGTCCGGCCGGGGCAGACACCTTCGCAGCTCATGCACGGGCTGCACGGCACTTCCTTCCAGGCCCGCAACCTCGGCACCGCCACGCGCATCTGGAAGCGCATGATGGAGGACGAGATCACCATCTTCCTCGGCATCGCCGGGGCGATGGTCCCCGCCGGCATGCGCAACGTGATCCGGTTCCTCATCGAGAACCGGATGGTCGACGTCATCGTGAGCACGGGCGCGAACATGTTCCACGATGTCTACGAGACTCTCGGCAAGCCTCACTGGCAGACGGTGCCGGGAGGGCACGACATTGACCTCGGCAAGCACCGCATCAACCGCTTCTACGACGTCCTCGCGCCGGAGAGCGACTTCGCCGACGCCGAAGAGTTCGTCGTCGCCTTCGCGCAGACGCTGGAGGAGAACAAGCCGATCTCTACGCGCGAGTACTTCCGCCGTCTGGGCGAGGCCCTGATCCCGATGGCGAGCGAGGACGGCATCCTGACTGCCGCGGCAAAGCACGGCGTGCCGATCTACAGCCCTGCCCTCGGCGACAGCGTCCACGGCCTCGCCATCGCCACCGGGCGCGTGCGCAGCGGCCACCGCCTGGTGTTCGACATCATCGGCGACGTGCTCGAGACGTCGCACCTGGCGCTGACGGCGAAGGGTACGGGCGTGATTTACATCGGCGGCGGGACGCCGAAGAACTTCATCCAGCAGGCAGAGGTGGCGGCCTACATCTACGCCCGCGAGCTTCCCGGCCACAAGTACGGCATCCAGGTGACGATGGACCAGCCACAATGGGGCGGGCTCTCCGGCTGCACCTTCGAAGAAGCCCAGTCCTGGCGCAAGATCGCCCCGGATGCCGACTTCGTGACCGTGAACGTCGAGGCCTCCGTCGCGGTGCCGCTGATCGTGAGCGCGCTGGCGGACGAACTGGGTGAGAAGCTGCGCGACCGCAAGCTCCCCGAGCTGGACTTTGGCAGCAGCACCCGCGGCGAACGGTAGACGTTATTATACTGTTGGCCGTAAAAGTATAGTAACTGCGAGAACTAATAAAGGGAGCTTTGGTAGCTTGAACCGTAAGGCCTTTGCGGCACCAGCGGGTCGTCTAGTCTGGACCCCTGGCGGTTACTGGGCGTTTGTGCCGGAGCGCTTGAGCCGGCAAACTTCGCTGGATCCCGACGTCATCTATCTCCTTTCGGAGGCTGATCGCCACCTGGGCGAACTTGCGGGAATGGCAAGGGTGCTGCCGAACCCGCAACTGCTGATTGCGCCGCTAAGCCAGCGCGAGGCCGTGCTGTCCTCCAGAATCGAAGGCACTCAGGCCTCGCTCTCAGACCTCGCTGTATTCGAAGCTGCCGGCCGCGCGATCCCGGGTCTGAGCTCGGACGTGGTGGAGGTGCTGAACTACAGGCGTGCAATGTCCTTCGGCCTGGAGCGTCTCGCGGAACTCCCACTTAGCCTGCGGCTCGTGAGAGAGCTGCATGCCCATCTGATGAGCGGCGTACGTGGACAGGAAAAGGCGCCGGGAGAGTTCCGGAGCTCACAGAATTGGATCGGGTCGCCCGGCAGCAGTCTGGAAGAAGCCACCTATGTACCGCCACCACACACGGAGATGCATGACTGCCTGGCTGACTGGGAGCGCTTCCTGCACGAGGAGACCGTTACTCCGCCGCTCATT
It encodes the following:
- a CDS encoding S-adenosylmethionine decarboxylase, with protein sequence MHLTVDGFGGDRELLSNESLVRSLLDRLPGEINMTKITEPHVFRYVGDKAEDWGISGFVLIAESHIAVHTFPERGLIWADVFSCKAFDGDGAVISLAQAFKLDSVRVETHERGLEYPHSIAEAKPVAMYERRLVTGALVGADSH
- a CDS encoding deoxyhypusine synthase family protein: MSEFLHTHVRPFEVRPGQTPSQLMHGLHGTSFQARNLGTATRIWKRMMEDEITIFLGIAGAMVPAGMRNVIRFLIENRMVDVIVSTGANMFHDVYETLGKPHWQTVPGGHDIDLGKHRINRFYDVLAPESDFADAEEFVVAFAQTLEENKPISTREYFRRLGEALIPMASEDGILTAAAKHGVPIYSPALGDSVHGLAIATGRVRSGHRLVFDIIGDVLETSHLALTAKGTGVIYIGGGTPKNFIQQAEVAAYIYARELPGHKYGIQVTMDQPQWGGLSGCTFEEAQSWRKIAPDADFVTVNVEASVAVPLIVSALADELGEKLRDRKLPELDFGSSTRGER
- a CDS encoding Fic family protein, producing MNRKAFAAPAGRLVWTPGGYWAFVPERLSRQTSLDPDVIYLLSEADRHLGELAGMARVLPNPQLLIAPLSQREAVLSSRIEGTQASLSDLAVFEAAGRAIPGLSSDVVEVLNYRRAMSFGLERLAELPLSLRLVRELHAHLMSGVRGQEKAPGEFRSSQNWIGSPGSSLEEATYVPPPHTEMHDCLADWERFLHEETVTPPLIRCAQMHYQFEAIHPFLDGNGRVGRLLITLFLCTLGRLPSPALYLSPYFERHRTEYYDHLQAVSERSEWQNWFRFFARGVIIQSRDALARFDRLLKLYEDSRRQLLSFRAAPSVLRLLEALFTSPAVTVASAAATLGVTPVSATHAIDTLIERGILQEITGRRRDRVFLARTILRAIEDPTEVEREDANGPTLFKPGASP